In Tepidimonas taiwanensis, the following are encoded in one genomic region:
- a CDS encoding PhoH family protein, which translates to MPLPPPPRRKADRVQLKPSPRARDAEADERVLDALSAASPVSAGEGDAAAVSAAPSSSPAPAPAATGGPSRRTRRRQAAVGAVETAAADTAVADTAAAPIAEALPQAVGTPGNGMPPTTPPQVPATPRTTPATPARAATPRRAPHRRHGAGPRKLFVLDTNVLMHDPSSLFRFEEHDIFLPMIVLEELDNNKKGMSEVARNARQASRSLDALAAHVGGDIRPGVPLSALGNTEATGTLFFQTEPLPAELPAGIPQGKADNQILSVVQALKARHPERDVVLVSKDINMRIKARALGLAAEDYENDKVLDDAELLYTGTLALPADFWAQQGQSVQSWQQGGHTFYRITGAVVDALLLNQFVYYEAPGEPPLYARVVELRGRSAVLRTVKDYTHLKNAVWGVTARNREQNFALNLLMDPEVDFVTLAGTAGTGKTLMALAAGLTQVLDERRYTEIIMTRATVSVGEDIGFLPGTEEEKMGPWMGALDDNLEFLAKGHGNTAGEWGRAATNDLIRSRIKIKSMNFMRGRTFLNKYVIIDEAQNLTPKQMKTLITRAGPGTKLVCMGNLAQIDTPYLTEGSSGLTYVVDRFKGWPHGGHVTLARGERSRLADFASEVL; encoded by the coding sequence ATGCCATTGCCTCCCCCTCCGCGCCGCAAGGCGGACCGTGTCCAACTGAAACCCTCCCCGCGTGCTCGTGACGCCGAAGCGGACGAACGCGTCCTCGACGCCCTGTCGGCGGCGTCCCCTGTATCGGCTGGCGAAGGGGACGCCGCTGCGGTGTCCGCGGCCCCGTCGTCCTCCCCTGCCCCGGCGCCTGCCGCAACCGGCGGGCCGTCGCGGCGCACGCGGCGCCGCCAGGCGGCAGTCGGGGCGGTCGAAACAGCCGCGGCCGATACGGCGGTTGCCGATACCGCCGCGGCCCCGATTGCGGAAGCACTGCCTCAGGCCGTGGGTACCCCCGGAAACGGAATGCCCCCCACCACGCCGCCGCAGGTGCCCGCCACGCCACGCACCACCCCAGCCACCCCAGCTCGCGCGGCCACCCCGCGCCGCGCACCGCACCGCCGTCACGGCGCCGGCCCGCGCAAGCTGTTCGTGCTGGACACCAACGTGCTGATGCACGACCCGAGCAGCCTGTTCCGCTTCGAAGAACACGACATCTTCCTGCCGATGATCGTGCTGGAGGAGCTGGACAACAACAAGAAGGGCATGAGCGAGGTCGCGCGCAACGCGCGGCAGGCCAGCCGCTCGCTCGACGCGCTGGCCGCGCACGTCGGCGGCGACATCCGCCCCGGGGTGCCGCTGTCCGCGCTGGGCAACACCGAGGCCACCGGCACGCTCTTCTTCCAGACCGAGCCGCTGCCCGCCGAGCTGCCCGCCGGTATCCCGCAGGGCAAGGCCGACAACCAGATCCTGTCGGTCGTGCAGGCGCTCAAGGCGCGGCACCCGGAGCGCGACGTCGTGCTGGTGTCCAAGGACATCAACATGCGCATCAAGGCGCGCGCGCTGGGGCTGGCCGCGGAGGATTATGAAAACGACAAGGTGCTCGACGACGCCGAGCTGCTCTACACCGGTACGCTGGCGTTGCCCGCCGACTTCTGGGCGCAGCAGGGGCAGTCGGTGCAGAGCTGGCAGCAGGGCGGCCACACGTTCTACCGCATCACCGGAGCCGTGGTCGACGCGCTGCTGCTCAACCAGTTCGTCTACTACGAGGCGCCGGGTGAGCCACCGCTGTACGCGCGCGTGGTCGAGCTGCGCGGCCGCAGCGCGGTGCTGCGCACGGTCAAGGACTACACCCACCTGAAAAACGCCGTCTGGGGCGTGACGGCGCGCAACCGCGAGCAGAATTTTGCGCTCAACCTGCTGATGGATCCGGAGGTCGATTTCGTCACGCTCGCGGGCACGGCCGGTACTGGCAAGACGCTGATGGCGCTCGCCGCCGGGTTGACACAGGTGCTGGATGAGCGCCGCTACACCGAGATCATCATGACCCGCGCCACGGTCAGCGTCGGCGAAGACATCGGCTTCCTGCCCGGCACCGAAGAAGAAAAGATGGGACCGTGGATGGGGGCGCTGGACGACAACCTCGAATTCCTCGCCAAGGGGCACGGCAACACCGCGGGTGAATGGGGACGCGCGGCGACCAACGACCTGATCCGCAGCCGCATCAAGATCAAGAGCATGAACTTCATGCGCGGGCGCACGTTCCTCAACAAGTACGTCATCATCGACGAGGCGCAGAACCTCACGCCCAAGCAGATGAAGACGCTCATCACGCGTGCCGGCCCCGGGACCAAGCTGGTGTGCATGGGCAACCTCGCGCAGATCGACACGCCCTACCTGACCGAGGGCTCGTCCGGGCTGACCTACGTCGTCGACCGCTTCAAGGGCTGGCCACACGGCGGGCACGTGACACTCGCGCGCGGCGAGCGCTCGCGCCTAGCGGACTTCGCCAGCGAGGTGTTGTAA
- a CDS encoding Mth938-like domain-containing protein: MKFQPDRIDALAIQAHGPGWLVIAGQRYESSMIVGADGRLEPWPCARHGDLTAAHFDALATDGTEVVIFGSGERLRFVHPSLLAGLIARGIGVETMDTMAAARTYNILAGEGRRVVAALLIETGVK; this comes from the coding sequence ATGAAATTTCAGCCCGACCGCATCGACGCACTCGCCATCCAGGCCCATGGCCCGGGGTGGTTGGTAATCGCGGGACAGCGCTACGAGTCGAGCATGATCGTCGGCGCCGACGGGCGGCTCGAGCCGTGGCCGTGCGCGCGCCACGGCGACCTGACGGCCGCGCACTTCGACGCCCTGGCTACTGACGGCACCGAGGTGGTGATCTTCGGCAGTGGCGAGCGGCTGCGCTTCGTGCATCCGTCGCTGCTGGCGGGCCTGATCGCGCGCGGTATCGGCGTCGAGACGATGGACACGATGGCCGCCGCGCGCACCTACAACATCCTGGCGGGCGAGGGACGCCGGGTCGTGGCCGCGCTGCTCATCGAAACGGGCGTGAAATAA
- a CDS encoding type II toxin-antitoxin system PemK/MazF family toxin yields MKRGDLVTIAMQGDFGKPRPALVIQADLFGELDSVTVLPLTSTLVEAPLLRVMVQPSADNGLHRPSQVMIDKAVTVRRDKLGPAFGHLDANILIQVERCLAIFLGIAK; encoded by the coding sequence ATGAAGCGGGGCGACCTGGTCACCATTGCGATGCAGGGTGACTTTGGCAAGCCACGTCCCGCGCTGGTGATTCAGGCGGATCTGTTTGGCGAACTCGACAGCGTGACCGTGCTGCCCCTGACGAGTACGCTGGTGGAGGCGCCGCTGCTGCGCGTGATGGTCCAACCCAGCGCCGACAATGGCTTGCATCGGCCCTCGCAGGTCATGATCGACAAGGCCGTGACGGTTCGGCGCGACAAGCTGGGGCCGGCATTTGGCCACCTCGATGCGAATATCCTCATCCAAGTCGAACGGTGCCTGGCGATATTTCTGGGCATCGCCAAGTGA
- a CDS encoding peroxiredoxin has protein sequence MAVVVNKPIPEFEAKATGGITVTHQSHLGQTLVLYFYPKDHTPGCTTEAMQFRDRYQDFVAAGAVVFGVSRDNMKSHEDFKAKLELPFELIADTEEKMCHMFGVVKNKIMYGKKVKGIERSTFLISPEGILLQEWRGIKVPGHVDEVLKAVQMLEKVA, from the coding sequence ATGGCCGTCGTCGTCAATAAACCCATTCCCGAATTCGAAGCCAAAGCGACCGGCGGCATCACCGTCACCCACCAGTCCCACCTCGGGCAAACGCTGGTTCTCTATTTTTATCCGAAGGACCACACCCCGGGCTGCACGACCGAGGCGATGCAGTTCCGCGACCGCTACCAGGATTTCGTCGCGGCCGGTGCGGTGGTGTTCGGTGTGTCGCGCGACAACATGAAATCGCACGAGGACTTCAAGGCCAAGCTGGAGCTGCCGTTCGAGCTGATCGCCGACACCGAAGAAAAAATGTGCCACATGTTCGGCGTGGTCAAAAACAAGATCATGTACGGCAAGAAGGTCAAGGGCATCGAGCGCAGCACCTTCCTGATCAGCCCCGAGGGCATCCTCTTGCAGGAGTGGCGCGGCATCAAGGTGCCGGGTCACGTCGACGAGGTGCTCAAGGCCGTGCAGATGCTGGAGAAAGTGGCCTGA
- a CDS encoding antitoxin MazE family protein has product MQKHRRQMRQAGFRLVQIWVPDTRRPDFAQECRRQGLRVAQADRADTQLHTLMDAAAADVDGWTA; this is encoded by the coding sequence ATGCAAAAGCATCGCCGGCAGATGCGCCAAGCGGGGTTTCGTCTGGTGCAAATCTGGGTGCCGGACACGCGTCGTCCCGACTTTGCGCAGGAGTGTCGGCGACAGGGCCTGCGGGTGGCGCAGGCGGATCGAGCCGACACGCAACTGCACACACTGATGGACGCGGCAGCGGCAGACGTGGATGGCTGGACGGCATGA